A DNA window from Leptidea sinapis chromosome 39, ilLepSina1.1, whole genome shotgun sequence contains the following coding sequences:
- the LOC126976053 gene encoding putative cysteine proteinase CG12163, with translation MPTYNTTSVSAGSSTSAPLYFDWRLTDCVSPVKDQGQCDACWAFSVIGNIESHLCIYRNQRVVLSEQYLIDCESHKTGCNFTPTSKIYAEIVNLGGVLKEEDYFPYTENIHWCRARCDTQPIPVAGFRKVEANEEIMKECVFQYGPLTAAINSASLHKYKGGIDEPTDGQCPPDSVDHHVLIVGYSEYEDPDTGKRTPYWIIKNSWGTNFGDNGYYYLVRGRNACGITTDVSFSFVK, from the exons ATGCCAACATATAACACTACTTCAGTGTCTGCTGGCAGCTCTACATCAGCACCGTTGTACTTTGACTGGAGACTGACTGACTGTGTCAGCCCCGTTAAGGATCAAGGCCAATGTGACGCTTGTTGGGCCTTTAGTGTCATTG GAAATATTGAAAGCCATCTATGCATTTATAGAAATCAAAGGGTGGTTCTTTCTGAACAGTATCTCATAGACTGCGAAAGTCATAAGACTGGATGTAATTTTACACCGACGTCGAAAATATATGC AGAAATTGTGAATCTTGGTGGTGTACTTAAGGAGGAAGACTATTTCCCGTACACAGAGAATATCCATTGGTGTAGAGCGCGTTGTGATACGCAGCCAATCCCCGTGGCGGGCTTTAGAAAGGTTGAGGCTAATGAAGAGATAATGAAAGAGTGTGTCTTTCAATATGGACCATTAACAGCAG caATCAACTCAGCTTCCTTGCACAAATATAAAGGAGGAATAGATGAGCCTACAGATGGTCAATGTCCGCCTGATTCAGTAGATCATCATGTTCTCATTGTTGGTTACAGCGAGTATG aAGACCCAGATACAGGAAAAAGGACACCATATTGGATAATCAAAAACTCGTGGGGCACCAATTTTGGTGATAACGGGTATTACTATTTGGTGCGGGGACGTAACGCTTGCGGTATTACTACCGATGTATCATTTAGTTTCGTTAAAtag